In a genomic window of Pelecanus crispus isolate bPelCri1 chromosome 1, bPelCri1.pri, whole genome shotgun sequence:
- the LOC104024717 gene encoding lactosylceramide 4-alpha-galactosyltransferase: MLRMSSCLLKLTRVVLSHKLRTLFILTFKFMSFASIILYWRITEDRKGRGHVYSLPVEIHCAHSVPSPPHAIAGGPPSSPGDVFFVETSERTNPSYLFTCSVESAARMHPGTKVVVLMKGLANGNASLPNHWGFSLLSCFPNVEIRPLDLLELFSGTPLAKWYLQAQQRWEPYFLPVLSDACRIAIMWKFGGIYLDTDFIVLKNLKNLTNVLGTQSKYVLNGAFLSFKPKHKFMELCMKDFVENYNSWIWGHQGPQLLTRVFKKWCSIRSLRSSTSCKGVSALPREAFYPIRWQDWKKYFEVVSSSELHHLFNNTYAVHIWNKKSQGTRLEITSQALLAQLHSHFCPATYDIMKKDSERQ; the protein is encoded by the coding sequence ATGCTCAGGATGTCCAGCTGCCTGCTAAAACTGACCAGGGTGGTGCTGAGCCACAAGCTCAGGACTCTGTTTATCCTCACCTTTAAGTTCATGTCCTTTGCCTCCATCATATTGTATTGGAGAATCACGGAGGACCGTAAAGGCAGGGGCCATGTCTACAGCTTGCCTGTTGAAATCCATTGTGCTCACTCTgtgccttctcctccccacGCCATTGCTGGTGGGCCTCCTTCTTCCCCAGGGGATGTGTTTTTTGTGGAGACCTCGGAGCGAACTAACCCCAGTTACCTGTTCACCTGCTCTGTGGAGTCAGCAGCCAGGATGCACCCTGGGACAAAGGTCGTGGTACTCATGAAAGGTTTGGCAAACGGGAATGCCTCATTACCCAACCACTGGGGCTTCTCATTGCTGAGCTGCTTCCCTAATGTGGAAATCCGTCCCCTGGACTTGCTGGAGCTTTTCTCTGGAACACCACTGGCAAAGTGGTACTTGCAGGCTCAACAGCGCTGGGAGCCTTATTTCTTACCCGTCCTGTCTGATGCCTGCAGAATTGCCATCATGTGGAAGTTTGGTGGCATCTACCTGGACACAGACTTCATTGTGCTTAAGAACTTGAAGAACCTCACCAATGTGCTCGGTACCCAGTCCAAGTATGTACTGAATGGGGCCTTTCTGTCCTTTAAGCCCAAACACAAGTTCATGGAGCTTTGCATGAAGGACTTTGTGGAGAACTACAACAGCTGGATCTGGGGGCACCAGGGCCCACAGCTCCTAACGCGTGTCTTCAAGAAGTGGTGCTCCATCAGGAGTCTTCGGAGCAGTACGAGCTGCAAAGGAGTGAGTGCTCTGCCCCGTGAGGCTTTTTATCCCATTCGGTGGCAGGACTGGAAGAAATACTTCGAAGTGGTCAGCTCCTCGGAGCTGCACCACCTCTTCAATAACACCTATGCAGTGCATATATGGAACAAGAAGAGCCAAGGGACAAGGCTGGAGATCACATCCCAGGCTTTGCTGGCTCAGCTGCATTCTCACTTCTGCCCTGCCACGTATGATATCATGAAGAAGGACTCTGAACGACAGTGA
- the LOC142593163 gene encoding lactosylceramide 4-alpha-galactosyltransferase-like isoform X2, which translates to MSNCLPKLTAMVLSHRLRALFILAISFVFFASVMFYWRTGEDAEGQLYSVPTQSRCAQVLPYIPHPTAGGPPPSPGDVFFVETSERTNPSYLFTCSVESAARTHPGTRVVVLMKGLANGNATLPSHFAFSLLSCFPNVEIRPLDLTELFSGTPLAKWYLEPEHQKEPYFLPVLSDACRITLMWKFGGIYLDTDFIVLRNLKNLTNALGIQSEDVVNGAFLSFQPKHEFMELCMQDFVDNYNSEIWGHQGPQLLTRVFKRWCSISNIQNNMSCKGVRALSPEALYPVFWWDWKKLFDRISPSELHELLKNTYAVHVWNKLSHGTRLEITSQALLAQLYSQFCPATYEKMKKESEEQSKPVM; encoded by the coding sequence ATGTCCAACTGCCTGCCAAAACTGACCGCAATGGTGCTGAGCCACAGGCTCAGGGCTCTGTTTATCCTCGCCATTTCATTTGTGTTCTTTGCCTCTGTCATGTTCTACTGGAGAACTGGGGAGGACGCTGAGGGCCAGCTCTACAGCGTGCCTACGCAAAGCAGGTGTGCTCAGGTTTTGCCTTACATTCCCCACCCCACTGCTGGTgggccccctccttccccaggggaTGTGTTTTTTGTGGAGACCTCGGAGCGAACTAACCCCAGTTACCTGTTCACGTGCTCTGTGGAGTCAGCGGCCCGGACGCACCCTGGGACAAGGGTTGTGGTGCTCATGAAAGGTTTGGCAAACGGGAATGCCACGTTACCCAGCCACTTTGCATTCTCGTTGCTGAGCTGCTTCCCCAACGTGGAAATCCGTCCCCTGGACTTGACGGAGCTTTTCTCAGGGACGCCTCTGGCAAAGTGGTACCTGGAGCCTGAGCACCAGAAGGAGCCTTATTTCTTACCCGTCCTGTCTGATGCCTGCAGAATTACCCTCATGTGGAAATTTGGTGGCATCTACCTGGACACAGACTTCATTGTGCTTAGGAACTTGAAGAACCTCACCAATGCCCTGGGTATCCAGTCTGAGGATGTAGTGAATGGGGCCTTTCtgtccttccaacccaagcaTGAGTTCATGGAGCTTTGCATGCAGGACTTTGTGGATAACTACAATAGTGAGATCTGGGGGCACCAGGGCCCGCAGCTCCTAACGCGTGTCTTCAAGAGGTGGTGCTCCATCAGTAATATCCAGAACAACATGAGCTGCAAAGGGGTGCGTGCTCTTTCCCCAGAAGCTTTATATCCTGTTTTCTGGTGGGACTGGAAGAAGTTATTTGATAGAATCAGCCCCTCGGAACTTCACGAGCTCCTTAAGAACACCTATGCGGTGCACGTATGGAACAAACTGAGCCACGGGACAAGGCTAGAGATCACATCCCAGGCTTTGCTGGCTCAGCTGTATTCTCAGTTCTGCCCTGCCACGTATGAGAAGATGAAGAAGGAGTCTGAAGAGCAGTCAAAGCCTGTAATGTGA
- the LOC142593159 gene encoding lactosylceramide 4-alpha-galactosyltransferase-like isoform X1: MVVLGERPLTEARLPRMSNCLPKLTAMVLSHRLGAPFILTFSFVFFASVMFYWRTGEDAEGQLYSVPTQSRCAQVLPYIPHPTAGGPPPSPGDVFFVETSERTNPSYLFTCSVESAARTHPGTKVVVLMKGLANGNATLPSHFAFSLLSCFPNVEIRPLDLMELFSGTPLAKWYLQAQQRWEPYFIPVLSDACRITLMWKFGGIYLDTDFIVLRNLKNLTNALGIQSEDVVNGAFLSFQPKHEFMELCMQDFVDNYNSWIWGHQGPQLLTRVFKRWCSISNIQNNMSCKGVRALSPEALYPVFWRDWKKLFDRISPSELHELLKNTYAVHIWNKLSHGTRLEITSQALLAQLYSQFCPATYEKMKKESEEQSKPVM; the protein is encoded by the coding sequence ATGGTTGTCTTGGGAGAGCGGCCTCTGACGGAAGCGAGACTGCCCAGGATGTCCAACTGCCTGCCAAAACTGACCGCAATGGTGCTGAGCCACAGGCTCGGGGCTCCGTTTATCCTCACCTTTTCATTTGTGTTCTTTGCCTCTGTCATGTTCTACTGGAGAACTGGGGAGGACGCTGAGGGCCAGCTCTACAGCGTGCCTACGCAAAGCAGGTGTGCTCAGGTTTTGCCTTACATTCCCCACCCCACTGCCGGTgggccccctccttccccaggggaTGTGTTTTTTGTGGAGACCTCGGAGCGAACTAACCCCAGTTACCTGTTCACGTGCTCTGTGGAGTCAGCGGCCCGGACGCACCCTGGGACAAAGGTTGTGGTGCTCATGAAAGGTTTGGCAAATGGGAATGCCACGTTACCCAGCCACTTTGCATTCTCGTTGCTGAGCTGCTTCCCCAACGTGGAAATCCGTCCCCTGGACTTGATGGAGCTTTTCTCAGGGACGCCTCTGGCAAAGTGGTACTTGCAGGCTCAACAGCGCTGGGAGCCTTATTTCATACCCGTCCTGTCTGATGCCTGCAGAATTACCCTCATGTGGAAATTTGGTGGCATCTACCTGGACACAGACTTCATTGTGCTTAGGAACTTGAAGAACCTCACCAATGCCCTGGGTATCCAGTCTGAGGATGTAGTGAATGGGGCCTTTCtgtccttccaacccaagcaTGAGTTCATGGAGCTTTGCATGCAGGACTTTGTGGATAACTACAACAGCTGGATCTGGGGGCACCAGGGCCCGCAGCTCCTAACGCGTGTCTTCAAGAGGTGGTGCTCCATCAGTAATATCCAGAACAACATGAGCTGCAAAGGGGTGCGTGCTCTTTCCCCAGAAGCTTTATATCCTGTTTTCTGGCGGGACTGGAAGAAGTTATTTGATAGAATCAGCCCCTCGGAACTTCACGAGCTCCTTAAGAACACCTATGCGGTGCACATATGGAACAAACTGAGCCACGGGACAAGGCTAGAGATCACATCCCAGGCTTTGCTGGCTCAGCTGTATTCTCAGTTCTGCCCTGCCACGTATGAGAAGATGAAGAAGGAGTCTGAAGAGCAGTCAAAGCCTGTAATGTGA
- the LOC142593159 gene encoding lactosylceramide 4-alpha-galactosyltransferase-like isoform X2, translating into MGTRLPRMSNCLPKLTAMVLSHRLGAPFILTFSFVFFASVMFYWRTGEDAEGQLYSVPTQSRCAQVLPYIPHPTAGGPPPSPGDVFFVETSERTNPSYLFTCSVESAARTHPGTKVVVLMKGLANGNATLPSHFAFSLLSCFPNVEIRPLDLMELFSGTPLAKWYLQAQQRWEPYFIPVLSDACRITLMWKFGGIYLDTDFIVLRNLKNLTNALGIQSEDVVNGAFLSFQPKHEFMELCMQDFVDNYNSWIWGHQGPQLLTRVFKRWCSISNIQNNMSCKGVRALSPEALYPVFWRDWKKLFDRISPSELHELLKNTYAVHIWNKLSHGTRLEITSQALLAQLYSQFCPATYEKMKKESEEQSKPVM; encoded by the exons ATGGGCA CGAGACTGCCCAGGATGTCCAACTGCCTGCCAAAACTGACCGCAATGGTGCTGAGCCACAGGCTCGGGGCTCCGTTTATCCTCACCTTTTCATTTGTGTTCTTTGCCTCTGTCATGTTCTACTGGAGAACTGGGGAGGACGCTGAGGGCCAGCTCTACAGCGTGCCTACGCAAAGCAGGTGTGCTCAGGTTTTGCCTTACATTCCCCACCCCACTGCCGGTgggccccctccttccccaggggaTGTGTTTTTTGTGGAGACCTCGGAGCGAACTAACCCCAGTTACCTGTTCACGTGCTCTGTGGAGTCAGCGGCCCGGACGCACCCTGGGACAAAGGTTGTGGTGCTCATGAAAGGTTTGGCAAATGGGAATGCCACGTTACCCAGCCACTTTGCATTCTCGTTGCTGAGCTGCTTCCCCAACGTGGAAATCCGTCCCCTGGACTTGATGGAGCTTTTCTCAGGGACGCCTCTGGCAAAGTGGTACTTGCAGGCTCAACAGCGCTGGGAGCCTTATTTCATACCCGTCCTGTCTGATGCCTGCAGAATTACCCTCATGTGGAAATTTGGTGGCATCTACCTGGACACAGACTTCATTGTGCTTAGGAACTTGAAGAACCTCACCAATGCCCTGGGTATCCAGTCTGAGGATGTAGTGAATGGGGCCTTTCtgtccttccaacccaagcaTGAGTTCATGGAGCTTTGCATGCAGGACTTTGTGGATAACTACAACAGCTGGATCTGGGGGCACCAGGGCCCGCAGCTCCTAACGCGTGTCTTCAAGAGGTGGTGCTCCATCAGTAATATCCAGAACAACATGAGCTGCAAAGGGGTGCGTGCTCTTTCCCCAGAAGCTTTATATCCTGTTTTCTGGCGGGACTGGAAGAAGTTATTTGATAGAATCAGCCCCTCGGAACTTCACGAGCTCCTTAAGAACACCTATGCGGTGCACATATGGAACAAACTGAGCCACGGGACAAGGCTAGAGATCACATCCCAGGCTTTGCTGGCTCAGCTGTATTCTCAGTTCTGCCCTGCCACGTATGAGAAGATGAAGAAGGAGTCTGAAGAGCAGTCAAAGCCTGTAATGTGA
- the LOC142593163 gene encoding lactosylceramide 4-alpha-galactosyltransferase-like isoform X1 — MGTKLPRMSNCLPKLTAMVLSHRLRALFILAISFVFFASVMFYWRTGEDAEGQLYSVPTQSRCAQVLPYIPHPTAGGPPPSPGDVFFVETSERTNPSYLFTCSVESAARTHPGTRVVVLMKGLANGNATLPSHFAFSLLSCFPNVEIRPLDLTELFSGTPLAKWYLEPEHQKEPYFLPVLSDACRITLMWKFGGIYLDTDFIVLRNLKNLTNALGIQSEDVVNGAFLSFQPKHEFMELCMQDFVDNYNSEIWGHQGPQLLTRVFKRWCSISNIQNNMSCKGVRALSPEALYPVFWWDWKKLFDRISPSELHELLKNTYAVHVWNKLSHGTRLEITSQALLAQLYSQFCPATYEKMKKESEEQSKPVM; from the exons ATGGGCACAAA ACTGCCCAGGATGTCCAACTGCCTGCCAAAACTGACCGCAATGGTGCTGAGCCACAGGCTCAGGGCTCTGTTTATCCTCGCCATTTCATTTGTGTTCTTTGCCTCTGTCATGTTCTACTGGAGAACTGGGGAGGACGCTGAGGGCCAGCTCTACAGCGTGCCTACGCAAAGCAGGTGTGCTCAGGTTTTGCCTTACATTCCCCACCCCACTGCTGGTgggccccctccttccccaggggaTGTGTTTTTTGTGGAGACCTCGGAGCGAACTAACCCCAGTTACCTGTTCACGTGCTCTGTGGAGTCAGCGGCCCGGACGCACCCTGGGACAAGGGTTGTGGTGCTCATGAAAGGTTTGGCAAACGGGAATGCCACGTTACCCAGCCACTTTGCATTCTCGTTGCTGAGCTGCTTCCCCAACGTGGAAATCCGTCCCCTGGACTTGACGGAGCTTTTCTCAGGGACGCCTCTGGCAAAGTGGTACCTGGAGCCTGAGCACCAGAAGGAGCCTTATTTCTTACCCGTCCTGTCTGATGCCTGCAGAATTACCCTCATGTGGAAATTTGGTGGCATCTACCTGGACACAGACTTCATTGTGCTTAGGAACTTGAAGAACCTCACCAATGCCCTGGGTATCCAGTCTGAGGATGTAGTGAATGGGGCCTTTCtgtccttccaacccaagcaTGAGTTCATGGAGCTTTGCATGCAGGACTTTGTGGATAACTACAATAGTGAGATCTGGGGGCACCAGGGCCCGCAGCTCCTAACGCGTGTCTTCAAGAGGTGGTGCTCCATCAGTAATATCCAGAACAACATGAGCTGCAAAGGGGTGCGTGCTCTTTCCCCAGAAGCTTTATATCCTGTTTTCTGGTGGGACTGGAAGAAGTTATTTGATAGAATCAGCCCCTCGGAACTTCACGAGCTCCTTAAGAACACCTATGCGGTGCACGTATGGAACAAACTGAGCCACGGGACAAGGCTAGAGATCACATCCCAGGCTTTGCTGGCTCAGCTGTATTCTCAGTTCTGCCCTGCCACGTATGAGAAGATGAAGAAGGAGTCTGAAGAGCAGTCAAAGCCTGTAATGTGA